One part of the Microtus ochrogaster isolate Prairie Vole_2 chromosome 18, MicOch1.0, whole genome shotgun sequence genome encodes these proteins:
- the Slc39a6 gene encoding zinc transporter ZIP6, translating to MARNLSVIMVLTFALWVTNPLHELQSTVALSQTTEKINLNWESGINVDLAVTMQRHYLQQLFYRYGENDSLSVEGFRKLLQNIGIGKIKRVHIHHEHEHHADHEHHADHEHHADHEHHTDHEHHADHEHHTDHEHHIDHEHHADHERHSRRSHAAGGKNNRKAFCPDHDSDSSGKTRTSQGKGSHPPERVNGRRNAKEGESTSEVTSAVYNSVSEGTHFLETVETPKRGKRPKDVNPSTPPSITEKSRVGRLSRLASRKSNESGSEPRKSFMYSRNTNDNIQECFNATKLLTSHGMNIHVMLNATEFNYLCPAIINQIDARSCLIHTASEKKAEIPQKTYSLQIAWLGGFIAISIISFLSLLGVILVPLMNRVFFKFLLSFLVALAVGTLSGDALLHLLPHSHAGHHHSHSHEEPAMEMKRGPLFSHLSAENIEESAYFDSTWKGLTALGGLYFMFLVEHVLTLIKQFKDKKKKNQKKPESDEDVEIKKQLSKYESQLSTNEEKVDAGERPESYLQADSQEPSPFDSQQPTMLEEEEVMIAHAHPQEVYNEYVPRGCKNKCHSHFHDTLGQSDDLIHHHHDYHHILHHHHHQNHHPHSHSQRYSREELKDAGIATLAWMVIMGDGLHNFSDGLAIGAAFTEGLSSGLSTSVAVFCHELPHELGDFAVLLKAGMTVKQAVLYNALSAMLAYLGMATGIFIGHYAENVSMWVFALTAGLFMYVALVDMVPEMLHNDASDHGCSRWGYFFLQNAGILLGFGIMLLISIFEHKIVFRINF from the exons ATGGCCAGGAATTTATCTGTAATCATGGTTCTGACCTTCGCCCTTTGGGTCACGAATCCCCTTCATGAACTACAATCAACAGTTGCTCTCTCTCAGACCactgagaaaattaatttaaattggGAGTCTGGTATTAATGTGGACCTGGCGGTTACCATGCAGCGACATTATCTGCAACAGCTTTTCTACCGCTATGGAGAGAATGACTCCTTGTCAGTTGAAGGGttcagaaaattgcttcagaATATAGGCATAGGTAAGATTAAAAGAGTCCACATACATCATGAGCATGAGCACCATGCCGACCACGAGCACCACGCCGACCATGAGCACCACGCCGACCACGAGCATCACACTGATCATGAACACCACGCCGACCACGAGCATCACACTGACCACGAGCACCACATTGACCACGAGCACCACGCTGACCATGAGCGCCATTCCCGCCGCAGTCATGCTGCTGGTGGTAAAAACAATCGGAAAGCCTTTTGCCCAGATCATGACTCTGATAGTTCAGGTAAAACTAGAACCAGCCAGGGGAAAGGCTCTCACCCACCAGAACGTGTGAATGGTAGAAGGAACGCCAAAGAGGGTGAGAGCACAAGCGAAGTAACCTCAGCCGTGTACAACTCTGTCTCTGAAGGAACTCACTTCCTAGAGACTGTAGAGACTCCGAAACGTGGCAAACGCCCCAAAGATGTAAACCCTTCTACCCCACCCAGCATCACAGAGAAGAGCCGAGTGGGCCGACTGAGCCGGCTAGCTAGTAGGAAAAGCAACGAGTCTGGGAGTGAGCCCAGAAAGAGCTTTATGTATTCACGGAACACAAATGACAATATTCAGGAG TGTTTCAATGCAACAAAGCTGCTGACATCCCATGGCATGAACATCCATGTTATGTTGAATGCAACAGAGTTTAACTATCTCTGCCCAGCCATCATCAACCAAATTGATGCTCGGTCCTGTCTGATTCATACAGCAAGTGAGAAGAAGGCGGAAATCCCTCAAAAGACCTATTCTTTACAAATAG CCTGGCTTGGTGGCTTCATAGCCATCTCCATCATcagtttcctgtctctgctggggGTCATCTTGGTGCCACTCATGAACCGGGTGTTTTTCAAGTTCCTGCTGAGCTTCCTCGTGGCGCTGGCGGTCGGGACTCTGAGTGGAGACGCTCTGTTACATCTTCTCCCACAC TCTCATGCGGGACACCACCACAGTCATAGCCACGAAGAACCAGCGATGGAAATGAAAAGGGGCCCACTGTTCAGTCACCTGTCGGCTGAGAACATAGAAGAAAGCGCCTATTTTGATTCCACGTGGAAAGGTCTGACCGCTCTAGGAGGCTTGTATTTCATGTTTCTTGTGGAGCACGTCCTCACACTGATCAAGCagtttaaagataagaaaaagaag AACCAAAAGAAACCTGAAAGCGATGAAGATGTGGAGATTAAGAAGCAGCTGTCGAAATACGAGTCTCAGCTCTCCACAAATGAGGAGAAGGTGGACGCAGGTGAAC GACCTGAAAGCTATCTACAAGCGGACTCCCAGGAGCCCTCCccctttgattcccagcagccaacAATGTTGGAAGAAGAAGAGGTTATGATAGCCCACGCACACCCACAGGAAGTCTACAATGAGTACGTGCCCAGGGGCTGCAAGAACAAGTGCCATTCACACTTCCATGATACACTGGGCCAGTCAGACGACCTCATTCACCACCATCACGACTACCATCATATtctacaccaccaccaccaccagaaccACCAtccccacagccacagccagCGCTACTCGCGAGAGGAGCTGAAGGATGCCGGCATTGCCACATTGGCCTGGATGGTGATCATGGGCGACGGGCTGCACAATTTCAGTGACGGCCTTGCAATTG GTGCCGCTTTCACTGAGGGCCTGTCCAGCGGGCTAAGCACCTCTGTTGCTGTGTTCTGTCATGAACTGCCTCATGAACTAG GTGACTTTGCTGTTTTGCTCAAGGCCGGCATGACCGTCAAGCAGGCTGTGCTCTATAATGCCCTGTCAGCCATGCTGGCGTATCTTGGGATGGCAACAGGGATATTCATTGGGCACTATGCGGAAAATGTGTCTATGTGGGTATTTGCTCTCACCGCTGGCTTGTTCATGTACGTCGCTCTGGTTGACATG GTCCCTGAGATGCTGCACAATGATGCTAGCGATCACGGATGCAGCCGTTGGGGGTATTTCTTCCTGCAGAATGCTGGGATCCTTCTGGGTTTCGGGATTATGTTGCTCATTTCCATATTTGAACATAAAATTGTGTTTCGTATCAATTTCTAA